The Desulfallas thermosapovorans DSM 6562 genome contains a region encoding:
- a CDS encoding DUF2250 domain-containing protein, producing MSVFNAKYLSDEDIWKLLGQVEEEYENLAVLLAQPEVSTDPEKLPGLAKRLHELNSICLTASELKKIVRDVADLEVMLGLGKDQTGQTWSGKNLSAEEQELWLLYDEYNSMLNDKAGQLYRWLMDNGYLEVEQEDETDLAILKFIDYAGAEYAWRLGINIGLDVAESRRRLEKLLEKGLLERVEGKMLENYHREKSWTKHMNHTYYRISREGRLYVRRLRNARE from the coding sequence GTGTCGGTTTTTAACGCTAAATATTTAAGTGATGAGGATATCTGGAAGCTGCTCGGGCAAGTTGAGGAAGAGTATGAAAACTTGGCGGTTCTGCTGGCCCAGCCCGAAGTCAGCACCGACCCTGAAAAACTGCCCGGGTTGGCCAAGAGGCTGCATGAGCTGAATAGCATATGCCTTACGGCAAGTGAATTAAAAAAAATTGTACGGGATGTTGCTGATCTTGAGGTTATGCTGGGTCTCGGGAAGGATCAAACAGGTCAAACATGGTCCGGTAAAAACTTGTCCGCAGAGGAGCAAGAGCTGTGGTTGTTATATGATGAGTACAATAGTATGCTTAACGATAAAGCAGGACAGCTTTACCGCTGGTTGATGGATAATGGTTATTTGGAGGTTGAACAGGAAGACGAGACTGACCTGGCCATACTGAAGTTTATTGATTATGCAGGGGCGGAGTATGCTTGGAGATTGGGCATAAATATAGGACTGGATGTTGCAGAGTCCCGCCGCCGTTTGGAAAAGCTGCTGGAAAAGGGCCTGTTGGAAAGGGTTGAAGGGAAGATGTTGGAAAACTATCACCGTGAAAAGAGTTGGACGAAGCATATGAACCACACCTATTACCGGATATCCCGGGAGGGCAGGCTGTATGTCAGGCGGCTGCGCAACGCGCGGGAATAA
- a CDS encoding substrate-binding domain-containing protein: MQRKSPLIVMILVLALLTALVGCAQNANDNQQQEQQSAQPDNKNIILATTTSTQDSGLLDVLVPQFQEQTGYTVKTVPVGTGQALEMGKMGNADVLLVHAPDAEKPLVEDQTVINYQLVMHNDFVLLGPPGDPAQVKGTTDILEAFRKIADNGALFISRGDDSGTDKMEKSLWKDAGIDPAGQAWYQETGQGMGASITVANEKQAYILSDRGTFLAQSKNIDLEIVSEGDEALKNIYHVMQVNPEKFDRINAEGAKAFVEFMIDKDTQETIKEFGVDKYGSPLFFPDRLDG, translated from the coding sequence ATGCAAAGAAAAAGCCCGCTTATTGTGATGATCTTAGTGCTGGCGCTGTTGACGGCGCTGGTGGGCTGCGCTCAGAATGCAAATGACAACCAGCAGCAGGAGCAACAATCGGCCCAACCGGATAATAAAAATATTATCCTGGCCACCACCACCAGCACCCAGGATAGCGGTTTGCTGGATGTGTTGGTACCCCAATTCCAGGAACAAACCGGCTACACTGTTAAAACAGTGCCCGTAGGGACCGGGCAGGCATTGGAAATGGGCAAAATGGGCAACGCCGATGTGCTGTTGGTACATGCTCCTGACGCCGAAAAGCCGCTGGTGGAAGACCAGACGGTCATTAACTACCAGCTGGTTATGCATAATGATTTCGTGCTGCTGGGCCCCCCCGGGGACCCGGCCCAGGTGAAAGGTACCACCGATATTCTGGAGGCATTCAGAAAGATAGCGGATAATGGCGCATTGTTTATTTCCCGGGGCGATGACTCGGGTACTGATAAAATGGAAAAAAGCCTGTGGAAAGACGCCGGAATTGACCCTGCAGGACAAGCATGGTATCAGGAAACCGGTCAGGGCATGGGTGCCAGCATAACCGTAGCCAACGAAAAACAGGCCTACATACTCAGTGACCGCGGTACCTTCCTGGCCCAATCAAAAAACATCGATCTGGAGATTGTTTCCGAAGGTGACGAAGCGTTGAAAAACATTTACCACGTCATGCAGGTGAACCCGGAAAAATTCGACCGGATTAATGCCGAAGGGGCCAAAGCCTTTGTGGAGTTTATGATCGATAAAGATACCCAGGAAACAATCAAGGAATTCGGTGTGGATAAATACGGCAGTCCGCTGTTCTTCCCTGACAGGCTGGACGGTTAA
- a CDS encoding diguanylate cyclase domain-containing protein, producing the protein MKVRTKVTLIIGLVILCMLLLLYLVNKEILLGGFAQLEELLMRQNVERALKALHVEIDNLERMNHDWASYEYTSTLTGNSGEKYFEPGLIDETLQTLGIDFMAFVDDSGQIIMGRGYNRTNSKATPLSGEMRRHILAGGILERQTDKECKSGILVLSEGPVLIASCPVFHVDNQGDARGYIIMGRFLEQRVIGQLSRVTNLPIDIYSFNSKRIQDDVADKLQYASSEETCYVKPLNDHTITGYVMIRDIYGEPGVILQAEAARMVYMQGQTAMVYILSIFLIAGFTFGVAVLIILEKMLLSRLAYLSGSVSAIGASGDFSSRIVMGGNDECKTLADDINGMLAALEQSQKDLQDSEERFRLLAENARDIVFRLRLVPEFAFDYISPALYSLAGYAPEEFYAHPGEIYKLIHPQEHYILDNLVSGKPLEFDLKKPLTMRWLHRDGRLIWVEQSTVPIYDEHNNLVAIEGIARDVTVRKELEEQLKYCSWHDSLTGLYNRAYFDMEMRRLESGRESLGLIICDVDGLKLINDTLGHDTGDRLLQLTAKILKGSLRQGDIVARVGGDEFAVLLTNSDKRVVKDICRRIHKAINNHNAVDPDLPLSLSVGFAVNDKNTGLRDIYKEADDNMYREKLNNKQSARNAIVRTMMKALEARDHINEGHIDRLRDLVVDMAEHIGLPEDDVEKLCLLARFHDIGKVGVPDGILFKPGPLTGEEVAQMQRHCEIGHRIALSVPDLEPIAELILKHHEWWNGGGYPRGLKGEEIPLACRILAIADAYDAMTSDRPYRRTFSREEALAELNSCAGIQFDPNLVTAFIELISKVN; encoded by the coding sequence ATGAAAGTCCGTACAAAAGTTACACTAATTATTGGCCTGGTCATTTTATGTATGTTATTACTGCTTTATCTTGTTAATAAAGAAATATTGCTGGGCGGTTTTGCCCAGTTGGAAGAGTTGCTTATGCGACAGAATGTTGAGCGCGCTTTGAAGGCGCTGCATGTTGAGATAGACAATCTGGAGCGGATGAACCATGATTGGGCCAGTTACGAGTACACGTCTACTTTAACAGGAAATTCGGGAGAAAAATATTTTGAACCGGGTTTAATTGATGAAACTTTGCAAACCCTGGGAATCGACTTTATGGCCTTTGTGGACGATTCCGGGCAGATTATCATGGGACGGGGTTATAATCGCACAAATAGTAAGGCCACTCCTCTTTCCGGGGAGATGCGCCGTCATATTCTAGCCGGGGGTATTCTGGAGCGACAAACAGATAAGGAATGCAAGTCGGGAATTCTTGTGTTGTCCGAAGGCCCTGTGTTGATTGCTTCATGCCCTGTATTTCACGTTGACAATCAAGGGGATGCCCGCGGGTATATAATTATGGGGCGTTTCCTTGAGCAGAGGGTTATTGGGCAGCTATCCAGGGTAACTAACCTGCCTATTGACATTTATAGCTTTAACAGCAAACGAATCCAGGATGATGTAGCCGACAAATTGCAATATGCATCCTCTGAAGAGACCTGTTATGTTAAGCCGTTAAACGACCATACCATAACGGGCTATGTGATGATTAGGGATATATATGGTGAACCCGGGGTTATTTTGCAAGCGGAAGCGGCCAGGATGGTTTACATGCAGGGGCAAACCGCCATGGTATATATACTGTCAATCTTTTTGATTGCCGGCTTCACCTTTGGCGTTGCGGTATTGATTATACTGGAAAAGATGTTATTAAGCAGGTTGGCGTACCTCAGTGGCAGCGTATCCGCCATCGGTGCCAGCGGGGACTTTTCATCCCGCATAGTCATGGGGGGCAATGATGAATGTAAAACCCTGGCTGATGATATTAATGGTATGCTGGCAGCACTGGAACAATCCCAAAAAGACCTGCAGGATAGCGAGGAACGCTTCAGGCTGCTGGCCGAAAACGCCAGGGATATCGTGTTCAGGCTGCGGTTAGTACCTGAATTTGCCTTTGATTATATCAGCCCGGCGCTTTATTCTTTAGCCGGCTATGCTCCCGAGGAGTTTTATGCCCATCCCGGTGAAATATATAAACTGATACACCCACAGGAACATTATATTTTAGATAACCTGGTTTCGGGTAAACCCCTTGAATTTGACTTAAAAAAACCATTGACCATGCGATGGTTACACAGGGATGGCCGGTTAATCTGGGTTGAACAAAGCACCGTGCCTATTTATGATGAGCATAACAATCTTGTGGCCATAGAGGGAATTGCCCGGGATGTTACCGTTCGTAAGGAGCTGGAGGAACAATTAAAATACTGCAGCTGGCACGACTCCCTGACCGGTCTGTATAACAGGGCTTATTTTGATATGGAAATGCGCCGGTTGGAAAGCGGTCGGGAATCGCTGGGGTTAATAATCTGCGATGTGGACGGGCTCAAATTGATTAACGATACCCTGGGGCACGATACCGGCGATAGATTGCTGCAGCTGACCGCCAAAATACTTAAGGGTTCGTTGCGCCAGGGTGATATTGTTGCCAGGGTGGGAGGCGATGAGTTTGCAGTTCTGCTGACCAACAGTGATAAAAGGGTTGTGAAAGATATCTGCCGTAGAATTCACAAGGCTATAAACAATCATAATGCGGTTGACCCCGATTTGCCCTTGAGTTTGTCCGTTGGCTTTGCGGTAAATGATAAGAATACCGGTTTGCGGGACATATACAAAGAAGCGGATGATAACATGTACAGGGAAAAACTGAATAACAAACAAAGTGCTCGCAATGCCATTGTGCGCACAATGATGAAAGCGCTGGAGGCTAGAGATCATATAAATGAGGGGCATATTGATCGATTGCGGGATTTGGTGGTGGATATGGCTGAGCACATTGGTCTGCCGGAAGATGACGTTGAGAAATTATGCTTGCTGGCCAGGTTTCATGACATAGGTAAAGTAGGGGTTCCGGATGGTATATTATTTAAGCCCGGCCCTTTAACCGGCGAGGAGGTTGCCCAAATGCAGCGGCATTGTGAAATCGGCCATCGCATTGCTTTATCGGTACCGGATTTGGAGCCCATTGCCGAATTGATTTTAAAGCACCATGAGTGGTGGAATGGCGGGGGCTATCCCCGGGGGCTCAAAGGTGAAGAAATCCCGCTGGCCTGTCGTATTCTGGCCATAGCGGATGCTTATGATGCCATGACCAGCGACCGACCTTATCGCCGGACCTTTAGCAGAGAAGAGGCACTGGCGGAACTGAACAGCTGTGCCGGTATACAATTTGACCCCAATCTGGTAACAGCTTTTATTGAATTAATTTCCAAGGTTAACTAA
- a CDS encoding acyl-CoA dehydrogenase family protein produces the protein MSYQLTEEQEMLRQIVKRLAEDKVAPRAAEIDEKDEYPWDLKELIAEQGLLGAGIPEEYGGTGAGLPSVCLIVEEIAKASAAVSLIVAAQELGMMPILVGGSEAQKEKYLPGIADGDQICAFALTEPNAGSDAGAVKTRAVREGDKYLLSGQKCFITNGSIADVFTVFATVDPKAGLKGLSAFIVEKNYPGIIIGKKEHKMGIRGSETTEVIFDNCPVPVENLMGKEGDGFKIAMMTLDRTRPVIGAQAVGIAQGALDYAVNYAKERVQFGKPIATFQGLQFMLADMATRVEAARQLVYKAAFLIEHAAENNTSTTDISLFSSMCKLFASDTAMQVTVDALQVLGGYGYMKEYPLERMMRDAKITQIYEGTNQIQRVVIAKNMLSGK, from the coding sequence ATGTCGTATCAACTGACGGAAGAACAGGAAATGCTACGCCAAATAGTGAAACGGTTGGCTGAAGACAAGGTGGCCCCCCGGGCGGCGGAAATTGATGAAAAGGACGAATACCCGTGGGATTTAAAGGAGCTGATCGCAGAACAGGGGTTGCTGGGGGCCGGGATACCCGAGGAATATGGCGGCACCGGGGCCGGACTGCCTTCGGTATGCTTGATTGTGGAGGAGATCGCCAAAGCGTCGGCCGCTGTGTCACTGATAGTGGCAGCCCAGGAATTGGGCATGATGCCCATACTGGTGGGTGGTTCCGAGGCTCAAAAGGAAAAATACCTGCCGGGCATTGCCGACGGTGACCAAATCTGTGCCTTTGCCCTTACCGAACCTAACGCGGGCTCTGACGCGGGCGCTGTGAAGACAAGGGCTGTGCGGGAAGGGGATAAGTATTTGCTTTCGGGGCAAAAGTGCTTTATCACCAACGGTAGTATTGCCGATGTATTCACTGTTTTCGCCACCGTAGATCCCAAGGCTGGATTAAAAGGTTTAAGCGCGTTTATTGTGGAGAAAAATTACCCTGGTATAATTATTGGCAAAAAGGAACATAAAATGGGCATTAGGGGCTCTGAAACCACGGAGGTTATTTTTGATAATTGTCCTGTTCCGGTGGAAAATTTGATGGGTAAAGAGGGTGACGGGTTTAAAATTGCCATGATGACCCTTGACCGTACCCGTCCCGTTATCGGTGCCCAGGCTGTTGGTATTGCCCAGGGAGCTCTGGATTATGCCGTTAATTACGCCAAAGAGCGGGTTCAATTCGGCAAGCCCATAGCTACTTTCCAGGGGCTGCAATTTATGCTGGCGGATATGGCCACCCGGGTGGAAGCGGCCCGGCAGCTGGTTTATAAAGCTGCTTTCTTAATTGAACATGCTGCGGAGAATAATACTTCGACCACCGATATCAGCCTGTTTTCCTCCATGTGCAAGCTGTTTGCCTCGGATACAGCCATGCAGGTTACGGTTGACGCGCTGCAGGTGCTGGGCGGTTATGGCTATATGAAGGAGTACCCCTTGGAGCGGATGATGCGCGACGCCAAAATCACCCAAATTTATGAAGGTACCAACCAGATTCAGCGGGTGGTTATTGCCAAAAATATGTTAAGCGGTAAGTAA
- a CDS encoding coiled coil domain-containing protein — protein MDPDKAYVNKLEGEIKERRAEIDELKANIQQAQAEAQLQYDDGIEQARENISEFKEASGDAWSDIKNGVMDAWSELANAANKAASKFKQK, from the coding sequence ATGGATCCGGATAAAGCATATGTCAACAAATTAGAGGGCGAAATAAAGGAACGCCGGGCTGAAATCGATGAATTAAAGGCCAATATCCAGCAGGCGCAAGCCGAAGCACAGTTACAGTATGATGATGGAATTGAACAGGCCCGGGAAAACATCTCCGAATTTAAAGAAGCTTCGGGGGATGCCTGGAGCGATATTAAAAACGGCGTAATGGACGCTTGGAGCGAATTAGCCAATGCTGCCAACAAAGCAGCTTCAAAATTCAAACAAAAGTAA